One window of the Betta splendens chromosome 21, fBetSpl5.4, whole genome shotgun sequence genome contains the following:
- the cdk5r2b gene encoding cyclin-dependent kinase 5 activator 2b yields the protein MGTVLSISPATKKASIMDADAAGDGVKADKSLKRHSMFVSLSWKKLVANSAKKSAKKVTPNPLPARELPSSQVAQLNSENARKTHQNDEKKPKAPIPVPVPTVPTHNNDAVAPNGRLASVQKQPSSLSLVSPRRIVIQASTGELLRCLGEFMCRRCYKLKELNSAEVILWFRNIDRTLLLQGWQDQGFITPANVVFVYLLCEDAVADSIGTAAELQGTFQTCLYLAYSYMGNEISYPLKPFMIESNKDVFWETSLRIINRMSAKMLQLNADPHFFTEVFQDLKNQRETVEANLDR from the coding sequence GGCACCGTCCTCTCCATATCTCCTGCGACAAAGAAGGCGTCTATTATGGACGCCGACGCCGCAGGAGACGGGGTCAAAGCCGACAAGAGCCTCAAGCGGCATTCGATGTTCGTCTCTCTGTCCTGGAAGAAGCTGGTGGCCAATTCGGCCAAGAAGAGTGCCAAGAAAGTCACCCCGAACCCGCTGCCCGCCCGCGAGCTGCCGTCCAGCCAGGTGGCTCAGCTCAACAGCGAAAACGCGAGGAAGACGCACCAGAACGACGAGAAGAAGCCCAAAGCGCCCATTCCGGTCCCGGTGCCCACGGTGCCCACGCACAACAACGACGCCGTCGCCCCGAACGGGAGGCTTGCGTCGGTCCAGAAGCAGCCCAGCAGCCTGTCTCTGGTGTCCCCGCGGCGGATCGTCATCCAGGCGTCCACCGGGGAGCTGCTGCGCTGTTTGGGGGAGTTTATGTGCCGCAGGTGTTATAAACTGAAAGAGCTGAACAGCGCTGAGGTGATCCTCTGGTTCCGAAACATCGACCGGACTCTTTTGCTGCAGGGCTGGCAGGACCAGGGCTTCATCACGCCGGCGAACGTGGTGTTCGTGTACCTGCTGTGCGAGGACGCGGTCGCGGACAGCATCGGCACCGCGGCCGAGCTGCAGGGCACCTTTCAGACTTGCCTCTACCTCGCCTACTCCTACATGGGCAACGAGATCTCCTATCCGCTCAAGCCGTTCATGATCGAGTCGAACAAGGACGTTTTCTGGGAGACGTCGCTCCGGATCATCAACAGGATGAGTGCcaaaatgctgcagctgaaTGCGGACCCGCACTTTTTCACCGAGGTCTTCCAGGACCTGAAAAACCAACGGGAGACCGTCGAGGCGAACCTGGACCGCTGA